The Aestuariibaculum lutulentum genome segment TGTATTCCTGTGTATTTTGTTGATTTTCAATATTTTATTTGGTTTCGTGTTCGTTTTTTGAAATTTTTATTTTAAAAAGAAATAAAAAGCTTTGTAGTTTTAATAATTATAGTAAATTTGCACCCGCAATAGCAATATTGCACGTTCATAATAAATGACTGCGAAAGTAGCTCAGGGGTAGAGCATCACCTTGCCAAGGTGAGGGTCGCGGGTTCAAATCCCGTCTTTCGCTCTGATACTTTCAAAAAATATACCATGCTGAAGTGGTGGAATTGGTAGACACGTTGGACTTAAAATCCAATGAACATTAGTTCGTGCGGGTTCAAGTCCCGCCTTCAGTACTAAAGCCTTTATGATTTCCGTAAAGGCTTTTTTTTTGCTTAAAAATTTAGGAGATTATGTTGGTCTTTTTTAGTTGTTCCAGTTCCACACCCAATTCCTGAAACATTTGTATAATGCTGCTTATTTTTAGCTCACTCTCATCGTATTCCTGAGTGTTTATACAACAGGTAAATTCCCATAATTCTAAAATGTCTTTCTTGTGTATTTCGTATGGTTGATAGTTTCTGTTGTCTGAATGTAGTGTTAACATTTCATCTTGTTCGGCGGCTTTAATACGTTTGTAAACAATACCTTCATTCAGGGTTAAAATAATATAAGTTCTTCCGTATTTTATATCCTGAATATTTTCAACGTAACGCGCTACAACATACGACCCATCTCTTACCGGGAGCATGGAGTCGCCTTTTATTGGAAAGGTGCGGTGTTTTCCTGACGGAAGAAATGGTAGTTTAATTTTTTCGAGCTGCTCGATATATTCCGGGTCGTCATAGCCATTTAAGTAACCGGCAGTAGCTTTATTGGGAACGATTTCAATAAGATCTTCGTTGTCCTCGCTTACTGTTATTGGAAATAAAATACGATGATTACCAATGTTTATAAACGACGTGTCTGAAACTTTCGTCAGGTTGTTTTTTACTAAAGCATCAATAGGCAGCTTGTAGTAATC includes the following:
- a CDS encoding XRE family transcriptional regulator, whose translation is MSYFAVNFKYLRTLKGFSQEQMADELNITRSRVGSYEEARSEPPLDLLVKISDYYKLPIDALVKNNLTKVSDTSFINIGNHRILFPITVSEDNEDLIEIVPNKATAGYLNGYDDPEYIEQLEKIKLPFLPSGKHRTFPIKGDSMLPVRDGSYVVARYVENIQDIKYGRTYIILTLNEGIVYKRIKAAEQDEMLTLHSDNRNYQPYEIHKKDILELWEFTCCINTQEYDESELKISSIIQMFQELGVELEQLKKTNIIS